From Patagioenas fasciata isolate bPatFas1 chromosome 15, bPatFas1.hap1, whole genome shotgun sequence, a single genomic window includes:
- the TMEM130 gene encoding transmembrane protein 130, whose amino-acid sequence MLPLTCLLLLLGRAAPAAGEYGLEITNNSPITTGAQATVHASLSVKNDSVTSDLYHFNWIYAPLILIQKSEQQFNSVIKVTGEFPGTFPVSVWVTHRNCWLCQPVARNVTVLQITEFVTGNLTIAQIEDSRLTTRGSSSSAGAVTRISFCLHDPSHFFKAASFVYNWDFGDGVYQITKEPFVYYNGSSAGNRTVHLKVIAEWEQMGSVLHERETVQKTGDFTTALELSDAVRSVNVVGSRETHVMENLSLSLHINGTPPLALCWLIKAECIPLDGEKCHLVVVNGSCYNLSHTFSYAGQYCLSVRVENGATVLQTYHPIRVRPAGIHPALFVLLCIAAVSVVLGLVLYTTFRSATQQKDLVEVADFDFSPLSDRNLSPHSESGCGQICCRSCFLQSSQEAARESHELLLAFYKPVKTYTV is encoded by the exons GGGAGTATGGTCTGGAAATAACCAACAACAGTCCCATCACAACAGGAGCTCAAGCTACTGTTCACGCCAGCCTAAGTGTGAAGAATGACAGCGTCACGTCAGATTTGTATCACTTTAACTGGATTTATGCTCCTCTGATTCTGATCCAGAAATCCGAGCAGCAGTTTAACTCCGTGATTAAAGTGACTGGTGAATTTCCTGGGACTTTTCCTGTATCTGTCTGGGTGACTCATAGAAACTGTTGGTTATGTCAACCAGTTGCTAGAAATGTCACCGTGCTTCAGATTACAG AATTTGTCACAGGGAATCTGACCATTGCCCAGATAGAAGACAGTAGACTTACCACGCGTGGTTCCAGTTCCTCCGCGGGGGCTGTGACCCGGATTTCCTTCTGTCTTCATGACCCAAGTCATTTCTTCAAGGCAGCATCATTTGTCTACAACTGGGATTTTGGAGATGG AGTTTATCAGATCACCAAGGAACCCTTTGTCTACTATAACGGCTCTAGCGCGGGGAACCGCACGGTGCACCTGAAAGTCATCGCCGAATGGGAGCAGATGGGAAGCGTCCTACACGAAAGAGAAACGGTGCAGAAAACCGGAGATTTCACCACTGCTCTGGAGCTGTCCG ATGCTGTGAGAAGCGTTAATGTAGTGGGCTCCAGAGAGACCCACGTCATGGAAAACTTGAGTTTGTCTCTTCACATCAACGGCAC CCCTCCGCTGGCCTTGTGCTGGCTGATAAAAGCCGAGTGCATCCCCCTGGACGGGGAGAAATGCCATCTCGTGGTGGTGAACGGCTCCTGCTACAACCTCAGCCACACGTTCAGCTACGCCGGGCAGTATTGCCTCAGCGTGCGAGTGGAGAACGGCGCGACCGTGCTGCAGACCTACCACCCGATCCGAGTGCGGCCGGCAG GGATCCACCCGGCTCTCTTCGTCCTGCTCTGCATCGCTGCGGTTTCAGTCGTACTGGGGCTGGTGCTGTACACAACCTTTCGAAGTGCCACGCAACAGAAAGATCTCGTGGAG GTAGCTGACTTTGATTTTTCTCCGCTGTCTGATAGAAACCTGTCTCCTCATTCGGAGTCAGGCTGTGGCCAAATATGCTGCAGATCATGTTTCCTTCAGTCATCTCAAGAAGCTGCCAGAGAGAGTCATGAACTTCTACTTGCTTTTTACAAGCCAGTCAAAACATACACGGTGTGA